The following nucleotide sequence is from Salvia splendens isolate huo1 chromosome 2, SspV2, whole genome shotgun sequence.
GCCTTATGCCTTGCCAAACACCAAGTGTTTCACGAAAGAagtaagcacatagatgtgcggaTGCACTTCATAAGGGATGAAATACAGAGAGGTGAAGTCAAGATGGTGAAAATATCTACTGAGCATAATGCGGCTGATATGTTGACAAAGCCGTTGCCAGCCATGAAGTTTAAATACTGCTTGGGGCTGGTGGGACTTGTGGAGTGATGAGTTTGAGGTTTTGTCAGAGGATTATGATTCATTGTTGATTCTGAGAttaaggtggagtttgttggagtataatctcacaatcaccgttggatgcagcaagctaaaatcaatgtcattctcaacagctgcagatttgttagaggttgagctcgttcaagattttattgagctcggcattttattgagctcggcattttattgagctcggcattttattgagctcggcatcatgcagcacttcggcatgttgATGCAAACCAAGAAACGGGAAGTAGCCGTTGGAACAGTTATAACTGGTTTGTTAACTAACATCTCAAGAGAGCCGTTGGAGGATGAAGGGACTGATATAAAGCAGACGAAGGCTGCATCTGGAAAAGTTAATCAGCTACTTcgatattcaagaaaagagtctccaaactatcacttgattagttcttggtttagaattagattagaggtgttgagttcttggagagagttcttgagtaattgtaaatctctgcatatttctcaatatactgaatcatattgcctttgaccgtggacgtagatcttacgatcgaaccacgtaaaactctagtgttctttctttttccGCATGGTTGTTGTTATCATCGATCTTTTGCATACTTTCATAACAACTACCATAAAGAAAAATGATTATGTTAAGTTGTGACATTTCAAAAGGGAATACAACTATTGTCAGAACTGAATGAGCAGTATTTTTATCTATAACTACACgtacaaatcctaaaaaaatgaaTGCTTCTATTCATGTATGGTTAATGAAGCAAATGGATGGATAAATAACACCACATCAAATATAAAAGGCTGTAATTGAATTGTTGGATAAAACTGAAAGAGCATAAGATCTGATACACAAGAGCACATCATGACCAATACTGCTGAAATCCATCACAATGCAGGTTCCTTTAAATGATCAAAACATTAAGCAGTTGCAATCAAATGATAGTTCACAATGACTCTTGATTCCAACATCTTCCTCACTCCACGCACGATGATTGCTTCCATCCTCCATAGCTCTCCTCTTCAAGGCCTCTACTCCTCTGCAAcgaaaaaaaaacatcatttCAGGAACAGACACATGACAGATACATACACAAACCAAATACCATGATTCATAGGATGTCTCAGACCTGGGGAGTGAAAGTGAGGCCTACTCTGATCTCTCCGCAGTACTTGTCATCTTTGACGACATGGTATGCCATGGGCGGAACGTTGTTTTCAACAAACAGAGGCTGGAGAGGAATTCTAGGGTTGCCAAGAAATTCAAGAATCATGAGACAACAATGTTGATCATACATCAACTGTGGACAAGAATTTTACTAGATATggtatatagtagtagtatattactTACGTTGCTTCACCCATAAAGTCGTCTGCTGTGAACGTGTCTTTGTCCATTAGTTTGATCTTGAGGTCAGTCCCATCGCTGGATATAGAGAAGAGGAAGCTCTCATTCCACTCAGAGCTAGATCCTTGAACTGGATACAACAACGTGGATCgatgagagaaagagaggaggggGCCAGAAGGCCTAAAACTAGCCTCTGATGAGTTTGTGATTATGTTCATAGGAATTTTTCTAATGGTTAAAACAGTTAGAACTCTCAAAACAACAAGTATTGCAAATTATTTATGGGTAAAGTGCAAGTGTTCTCTTAGTTCTTACTAATTGAACCATGCATGAGCAACTATGCAAGAATAGCAATATGGAACAAAAATGTACCTGATGCAATGCCGCTAGTCTTCTCCTGAGTTCGGTAGGTGATGACCGCATAAGGATCCGACTTAGCTGCCAAATCAGAGATCAAGACAGAACAGTACTAGTCCATAAGTGAACATATACAACAGTTATAGTATCCGATGAAAATAAAGAAACGTACAATTTCGATCAAAATTAACTGTATCAGATGAGTGTTGATTAGGTATGTATACACAGTCAATTATTCCTGAATCATCATTGAATCGATCAGCATAATTAGCACATACGAATAATACCAATCTTATATCTCTTTCACAATTCTGTTAGAATCCACCACGATCTAATCATGATTAACAATATCAAATCAGCAGTTTTGATCCCTCAATCACCTTCATCAAGTGGCATTCTTATACAAATCAGACATTTTACCTTACTTCTAAGAAGATTTTTCATCAACTTTCCGATATTTACAATTTGgatgcaaaaaaaaatcaaattgaatCGAACAAATCAATCATTCATCCATCGTCGATGGATCGCTTACCAGGTCATTTAAGAGTCATGAATCTCAAAACAGCTAAAACATCGAAGCTATCGCATATCAATCGTTGTGGATCTTTGCAAATGTAAGAAAGcagataatttttactaaaaatattaaccagatcagaaacagatATAATTCCGTCGTGCCTCACGAGTTTTGAATCGATGACATCAAGTAAAACTATGAcataaataataatactccatttCAAGAGCAAAAAAAACTCACGAAATGAGAGGATTATGGGGAAGAAAGAAACATACATAAAAAATCGGAGTTGTCGAGACCTTTGGCGCTAACAAGAAGAACTTCAAGGGTTCCGCGGGTCATCTTCagatcaaaatgaaaattaaaaaacagaGCAAATTGAGAATCCTTTTGACAGAGTGGTTTCCCTGCTTGTgtcaaaatttatttattttgtaactGAAGACGTCGGGACCCACCTAATATTCTCGTaatgaataattattttcttatttaaataataatgtgaTAGTACTagttttcaattatttaaatatattgaaTAGTTTTAATAGTTGAAGattgaattttaatgtaaaaatagTAAATCATAAAAAGAAATTGTAATATTGATGATTGAAGGTTgatatataaagaaaaaattggagaaaaaatgaaaaaaagtgaaaatatgGACTAATTTTCACGAAtaaatccaaataaaaaaattactaataattttagttggaaatagagattttttatttttgaacaaTGAAAAGCATATTTCCAGCCTATAGACTATAGTAGTGGGGTTCAACCGTTCAAGTCACCCAAGGATTAACGTGTAACATGTGTGtctatgatttatttttttaataattataatcatCTGTTTAAAataggaatttttttttatgtgcaA
It contains:
- the LOC121768420 gene encoding elicitor-responsive protein 3-like, with the translated sequence MTRGTLEVLLVSAKGLDNSDFLSKSDPYAVITYRTQEKTSGIASVQGSSSEWNESFLFSISSDGTDLKIKLMDKDTFTADDFMGEATIPLQPLFVENNVPPMAYHVVKDDKYCGEIRVGLTFTPQRSRGLEEESYGGWKQSSCVE